From a single Xyrauchen texanus isolate HMW12.3.18 chromosome 26, RBS_HiC_50CHRs, whole genome shotgun sequence genomic region:
- the LOC127620381 gene encoding GTP-binding protein Rit1-like — translation MESSRGTGGHSREYKLVMLGEGGVGKSAIIMQFISHRFPEDHDPTIEDAYKTQIRIDDEPANLDILDTAGQAEFTAMRDQYMRAGEGFIISYSITDRRSFQEARHFKQLIYRVRRTVDTPVVLVGNKSDLVQLRQVSVEDGKQLAREFQCPFFETSAAFRYYIDEVFAALVRQIRQREAEMVRGSERKTRRSHSFWSRLKAPFQRKQQSEH, via the exons ATGGAGTCCTCAAGGGGCACAGGCGGTCACTCCCGCGAGTACAAATTGGTGATGTTAGGAGAGGGTGGTGTGGGCAAAAGCG CCATCATCATGCAATTTATAAGTCACAGATTCCCAGAAGATCACGACCCTACTATCG aggaTGCCTATAAAACACAGATCCGTATAGACGATGAGCCAGCAAACCTGGACATCCTGGACACAGCAGGTCAG GCAGAGTTCACAGCGATGCGTGATCAGTACATGCGGGCAGGAGAAGGTTTCATCATCTCATACTCCATCACAGACCGCCGCAGTTTCCAGGAGGCACGGCACTTTAAGCAGCTGATATACCGTGTGCGACGCACTGTGGACACGCCTGTCGTACTGGTGGGAAACAAGTCTGACCTGGTCCAACTCAGACAG GTGTCTGTGGAGGATGGCAAACAGCTGGCGAGAGAGTTCCAGTGCCCTTTTTTTGAGACCTCCGCAGCGTTCCGTTACTATATTGATGAGGTGTTTGCCGCACTGGTGCGTCAGATCCGTCAGCGCGAGGCTGAGATGGTGCGTGGGAGCGAGAGAAAAACTCGACGGAGCCATTCTTTCTGGAGTCGCCTTAAAGCTCCTTTCCAAAGGAAACAGCAGTCCGAGCACTGA